Within the Leptospirales bacterium genome, the region CAAACGATGGAGGTCAGACAACACAACGAGGGTCAGACTACCTTTTTTGAGATCGTAGGCGCTATGGATCTGTATACCATGCCGGAGCTGAAACGTCTGTTCAAGGAGAGCGTGGAAGCGGGCGCTCGAAAGGTCGTAATTCACATGGAACGCGTCGAGACGCTCAGCTCTTCCGGTATCGGCGCCTTGATTGCGTTTCAGCAGGAACTCAAACGAGTCGAGGGTCAACTGGCGCTGGCCGCCCTGTCCGAACCAAGTCGCTATGTCCTTCAATTGACCAAGCTGACTCCGCTCTTTCGAATCTTTGATACCATCGAAGAAGCGCGATCCTCCTTTTAGATTGCAGGCCGCGACCGCCATTCATTTCAGTTGCCCTGGCAGAAGCGATCCGCCTTTTGTATTCTTTGCAAAAGGTTCTCCATGCCCCGCGTTCGCTTCCTGATCTTTTTCATTTCGGCCCTGGCCATTCTTTCGCTCCTCTACGGCTACGCGGCCTGGCACATTCTGGATCTGTTGCCGCAAGGCCCCTGGCGCTGGCTTGGATGGGTTCTGGTTGCACTCTGTCTGGTTGCGCTTCCGCTGACTTTTCTGGCCCGCGTCCTGTATGAAGCGAACAATCCCGGCCTGGAGGGAATCGCATGGCTGGCCTACGTGGGCCTGGGCCTTTTTTCGCTTCTTTTTACCTTCTTCGCCATTCGC harbors:
- a CDS encoding STAS domain-containing protein, whose product is MEVRQHNEGQTTFFEIVGAMDLYTMPELKRLFKESVEAGARKVVIHMERVETLSSSGIGALIAFQQELKRVEGQLALAALSEPSRYVLQLTKLTPLFRIFDTIEEARSSF